From Phycodurus eques isolate BA_2022a chromosome 1, UOR_Pequ_1.1, whole genome shotgun sequence, one genomic window encodes:
- the zgc:103759 gene encoding U8 snoRNA-decapping enzyme, with protein sequence MANAQLSRAEALACSGCRHACHVMLYSDTKSQLFGRTPIKHIILMQMRFDGLLGFPGGFVNQSQERLEAGLCRELQEELGVTLSISEDDHADARYATGTNSSPRLITHFYVKKLKEEQIKEVEQASASTAKDHGQEVLGMVRVPLYTTKGGGGLSSFLSHAFIGSARTQLVDSLLRLHLLAPEDLHKALKHSLKTHALGAVDLQAALALTEAKRDHS encoded by the exons ATGGCGAATGCACAGCTCTCAAGGGCTGAGGCGTTGGCCTGCTCAGGCTGCAGACACGCATGTCATGTGATGCTCTACTCTGACACCAAAAGTCAGCTTTTTGGGAGAACTCCCATCAAACATATCATACTG ATGCAGATGCGCTTTGACGGTCTGCTGGGTTTCCCTGGCGG GTTTGTTAATCAATCACAGGAGCGCTTGGAGGCGGGGCTTTGTAGGGAGTTACAGGAGGAGTTGGGTGTGACTCTTTCTATATCTGAAGACGATCATGCGGATGCTCGCTATGCCACTGGAACCAACTCGTCCCCCCGTCTCATCACTCACTTCTATGTGAAGAAGCTAAAGGAGGAGCAGATTAAGGAGGTGGAGCAAGCATCTGCCTCCACAGCAAAAGATCATGGCCAGGAG GTCTTGGGGATGGTCCGAGTCCCCCTCTACACTACAAAAGGCGGGGGTGGCCTCTCATCGTTCCTGTCGCATGCGTTCATCGGGAGTGCTCGCACCCAGCTGGTCGACTCTCTGCTGCGCCTCCACCTGCTTGCCCCCGAGGACCTGCACAAAGCCCTCAAGCACTCATTGAAGACGCATGCACTTGGTGCAGTGGACCTGCAAGCAGCACTTGCGCTGACTGAGGCCAAGAGGGATCACTCTTGA